The Thiovulum sp. ES genomic interval ATAGAATATCTCTAACTCCTTTTACACCTCTCCAATCAATCGATGGATAATTTTTTAAAAGAGTTTTTTCAGTCAATTTATCAATATTTTTAAAACCCTCTCCAATAGCTACAAGTCTTAAATATTTATCTAAATAGTT includes:
- a CDS encoding hypothetical protein (PFAM: Protein of unknown function DUF86~IMG reference gene:2508610247_SP); protein product: NYLDKYLRLVAIGEGFKNIDKLTEKTLLKNYPSIDWRGVKGVRDILSHHYFNINAETIFDICDTKVEELLEVTEKIILDLD